Proteins encoded in a region of the Zea mays cultivar B73 chromosome 4, Zm-B73-REFERENCE-NAM-5.0, whole genome shotgun sequence genome:
- the LOC100279602 gene encoding uncharacterized protein LOC100279602, producing MQARVVVFPVKGRAWCFALPRASAAAPAADGALPRPTLRDLWRGISSGSRTAPEKAEAVVDFVADKMNRAWVGFGSAPEGSMKSRIHSFGLKLLSRVRPSEVLLKSVTKDVSALEIVHPASINSRLVRRRLRHIAVRGASVHKKFLYGSVCLLPVTSVFMVLPLPNIPFFWVLFRAYSHWRALQGSERLELLVSDCSDKWKVLEEKINSVKDGKPSENARNSPWKLRPSEKLDRFLEGRNLDEGLDCDTILSICQEYDLDKIDVLKYRDLL from the exons ATGCAGGCCCGCGTCGTCGTCTTCCCCGTCAAGGGCCGCGCCTGGTGCTTCGCCCTCCCGCGCGCCTCCGCCGCAGCGCCCGCTGCTGATGGCGCCCTCCCGCGCCCGACCCTGAGGGACCTCTGGCGCGGCATCTCCTCCGGGTCCCGCACGGCGCCGGAGAAGGCCGAGGCGGTCGTCGACTTCGTCGCTGACAAG ATGAACAGGGCGTGGGTCGGGTTCGGGAGCGCGCCGGAGGGGTCGATGAAGAGCCGGATCCACAG CTTCGGGCTGAAGCTGCTGTCCCGGGTGAGGCCGTCGGAGGTGCTCCTGAAGTCCGTCACCAAGGACGTGAGCGCGCTCGAGATCGTGCATCCGGCGAG CATAAATTCTCGTCTTGTGCGTCGACGTTTGCGGCATATTGCTGTTAG GGGTGCATCAGTTCACAAGAAATTTCTGTATGGCTCGGTTTGTTTGCTTCCAGTTACTAGTGTTTTCATG GTACTACCGTTACCAAACATTCCATTCTTTTGGGTGCTATTTCGTGCTTATTCTCATTGGAGAGCTCTACAG GGAAGTGAGAGGCTCGAGTTACTAGTTTCTGACTGCTCAGATAAGTGGAAAGTTCTTGAGGAGAAGATTAATTCAgtaaaggatggcaaacccagtgAAAATGCAAGGAATTCTCCttgg AAGCTGCGGCCATCAGAAAAGCTTGACAGGTTTCTTGAGGGTAGAAACTTGGATGAAGGTTTGGATTGTGATACCATTTTGAGTATATGCCAGGAGTACGATTTGGACAAGATCGATGTTCTCAAGTACAGGGATCTTCTGTAG